In Streptomyces sp. NBC_01426, one genomic interval encodes:
- a CDS encoding ABC transporter substrate-binding protein, whose protein sequence is MFNRTRCLQITAALASISLLAGCGLLSDDSGDDKKRIVVGTMSQPSTLDPAAAWDGSWELYRNIYQTLLAFPTGSTQPQPDAAQACEFTDSRNESYRCTLKKGLKFSNGEPLDAKAVKHSLDRIRTINSQVGPKDLFGSLDKIETPDAATVVFHLNTPDATFPYVLGSPAASLVPPKEYPADKVREEGKTIGSGPYVLDSYTEGSEAVLSRNASYAGFANRRNDAVTIRYFADSKKMVAALKSKEIDATYRGLSAAEVKDLQTPASHEAGIQVVENVGAEIRYLVFNPKDPQVAKLPVRQAIAQVIDRGALVAKVYQGTAEPLYSMVPKGTVAHRTPFYDLYGHSDVEKAKKILREAGITQKVELTFWYTTDRYGPSTAEEFTEIKRQLEESDLFKINLRGQPWKAFQAGYKKGEYPVFGRGWFPDFPDPDNFIAPFVGKQNAVGTPYEPAPILNELLPKSRRESDRAAGVKEFEEAQQIFAQDVRLLPLWQGKLYVGAREDIAGAERALDPQTAMQMWELYRKTSW, encoded by the coding sequence GTGTTCAACCGGACCAGATGCCTGCAGATCACTGCGGCCCTTGCGTCCATATCCCTGCTCGCCGGATGCGGTCTGCTTTCCGACGACAGCGGCGACGACAAGAAGCGGATCGTCGTCGGTACGATGAGCCAGCCGAGCACCCTCGACCCCGCCGCGGCATGGGACGGCTCCTGGGAGCTGTACCGGAACATCTACCAGACGCTCCTGGCATTCCCCACGGGCTCCACCCAGCCCCAGCCGGATGCCGCCCAGGCCTGCGAATTCACCGACTCCCGCAACGAGTCCTACCGCTGCACCCTGAAGAAGGGCCTCAAGTTCTCCAACGGGGAACCGCTGGACGCCAAGGCCGTCAAGCACTCCCTCGACCGGATCCGGACGATCAACTCCCAGGTCGGCCCGAAGGACCTCTTCGGCAGCCTGGACAAGATCGAGACCCCGGACGCGGCGACGGTGGTCTTCCACCTGAACACCCCGGACGCGACCTTCCCGTACGTCCTCGGCTCGCCGGCCGCCTCGCTCGTCCCGCCGAAGGAGTACCCGGCGGACAAGGTGCGCGAGGAGGGCAAGACGATCGGCTCCGGCCCCTACGTCCTCGACTCGTACACCGAGGGCAGCGAAGCGGTCCTCAGTCGCAACGCGAGCTACGCGGGCTTCGCCAACCGTCGCAACGACGCGGTGACCATCCGGTACTTCGCGGACTCCAAGAAGATGGTCGCGGCCCTCAAGTCCAAGGAGATCGACGCCACCTACCGAGGCCTGTCCGCCGCGGAGGTCAAGGACCTGCAGACGCCCGCGTCCCACGAGGCCGGCATCCAGGTCGTCGAGAACGTCGGCGCCGAGATCCGCTACCTCGTCTTCAACCCCAAGGACCCGCAGGTCGCCAAGCTGCCGGTGCGCCAGGCCATCGCCCAGGTCATCGACCGCGGCGCGCTCGTGGCCAAGGTCTACCAGGGCACGGCCGAGCCGCTGTACTCGATGGTCCCCAAGGGCACCGTCGCCCACCGGACGCCGTTCTACGACCTGTACGGCCACTCGGACGTCGAGAAGGCGAAGAAGATCCTCCGGGAGGCCGGGATCACCCAGAAGGTGGAGCTGACCTTCTGGTACACCACCGACCGGTACGGCCCCTCCACCGCCGAGGAGTTCACCGAGATCAAGCGGCAGCTCGAGGAGAGCGACCTCTTCAAGATCAACCTGCGCGGCCAGCCCTGGAAGGCCTTCCAGGCGGGCTACAAGAAGGGCGAGTACCCGGTCTTCGGTCGAGGCTGGTTCCCCGACTTCCCGGACCCGGACAACTTCATCGCCCCGTTCGTCGGCAAGCAGAACGCGGTCGGCACCCCGTACGAGCCCGCGCCCATCCTGAACGAGCTGCTGCCCAAGTCCCGCCGCGAGAGCGACCGGGCCGCCGGCGTCAAGGAGTTCGAGGAGGCGCAGCAGATCTTCGCCCAGGACGTCCGGCTGCTGCCGCTGTGGCAGGGCAAGCTCTACGTCGGCGCACGCGAGGACATCGCCGGCGCCGAGCGGGCCCTCGACCCGCAGACCGCCATGCAGATGTGGGAGCTGTACCGCAAGACCAGCTGGTAG
- a CDS encoding uracil-DNA glycosylase, whose amino-acid sequence MLPESWLPAVGGELDQPYFKELIEFVEKERANGPVYPPRDQVLAALEATPFDKVKVLVLGQDPYHGAGQGHGLCFSVRPGVKTPPSLRNIYKEMKEELGLPVPDNGYLMPWAEQGVLLLNAVLTVREAEPNSHKGKGWEKFTDAVIRAVSARPDPVVFVLWGAYAQKKIPLIDEDRHVIVKGAHPSPLSAKKFFGSRPFTQINEAVAAQGHEPIDWRIPDLG is encoded by the coding sequence ATGCTGCCCGAGTCCTGGCTCCCCGCTGTCGGCGGGGAGCTGGACCAGCCCTACTTCAAAGAGCTCATCGAGTTCGTCGAGAAGGAGCGGGCGAACGGGCCGGTCTACCCGCCCCGCGACCAGGTCCTGGCGGCCCTGGAGGCCACGCCGTTCGACAAGGTGAAGGTCCTGGTCCTCGGCCAGGACCCCTACCACGGCGCCGGCCAGGGGCACGGCCTGTGCTTCTCCGTGCGGCCCGGGGTCAAGACCCCGCCCTCCCTGCGCAACATCTACAAGGAGATGAAGGAGGAGCTCGGCCTCCCCGTCCCGGACAACGGGTACCTGATGCCGTGGGCCGAGCAGGGCGTCCTGCTGCTCAACGCGGTGCTCACCGTCCGCGAGGCCGAGCCCAACTCGCACAAGGGCAAGGGCTGGGAGAAGTTCACCGACGCCGTGATCCGGGCCGTCTCCGCACGCCCCGACCCGGTCGTCTTCGTGCTCTGGGGCGCGTACGCCCAGAAGAAGATCCCGCTGATCGACGAGGACCGGCACGTGATCGTCAAGGGCGCCCACCCGTCGCCACTGTCGGCCAAGAAGTTCTTCGGGTCCCGCCCCTTCACCCAGATCAACGAAGCCGTCGCCGCCCAGGGGCATGAGCCGATCGACTGGCGTATCCCGGACCTTGGCTGA
- a CDS encoding DinB family protein — translation MSNSGSHRPEPSTTANERDMLDGWLDYHRSTLAWKCEGLGDEQLRRSALAPSELSLLGLVRHMAEVERYWFREIMFGEELPDLYSTPDNVDGDFRFTAEDTWSESERVWQTEIELARQSVQGRSLDLVSRPENHRRGEVFSLRWVYTHMIEEYARHNGHADLLREHIDGATGE, via the coding sequence ATGAGCAACTCCGGATCCCACCGCCCCGAACCCTCCACCACCGCGAACGAGCGGGACATGTTGGACGGCTGGCTCGACTACCACCGCTCCACGTTGGCCTGGAAGTGCGAGGGACTCGGGGACGAGCAACTGCGCCGCAGCGCGCTCGCGCCGTCCGAACTGAGCCTGTTGGGCCTCGTCCGGCACATGGCGGAGGTGGAACGGTACTGGTTCCGCGAGATCATGTTCGGCGAGGAGCTCCCCGACCTGTACTCGACGCCCGACAACGTGGACGGCGACTTCCGGTTCACCGCCGAGGACACCTGGAGCGAGTCCGAGCGGGTGTGGCAGACCGAGATCGAGCTGGCCCGGCAGTCCGTGCAGGGCCGCTCCCTGGACCTGGTCTCGCGGCCCGAGAACCACCGCCGGGGCGAGGTGTTCAGCCTGCGCTGGGTGTACACCCACATGATCGAGGAGTACGCCCGCCACAACGGTCACGCGGACCTGCTGCGCGAGCACATCGACGGGGCCACGGGCGAGTAG
- a CDS encoding Gfo/Idh/MocA family protein, protein MKVGVIGLGDIARKAYLPVLTARPGVELHLQTRTPATLERIGAIHHVPAERRHTTLDALLSAGLDAAFVHAPTEAHPEIVARLLEAGVPTYVDKPLAYEFEDSRRLVELAEERGVSLAVGFNRRHAPGYAQCVDHPRELIVMQKNRVGLPEDPRTLVLDDFIHVVDTLRFLLPGNADHVDVRAVVREGLMHQVVLQMSGDGFTALGIMNRLSGSTEETLEVSGQDTKRQVVNLAEIIDHKGQPTVRRRGDWVPVARQRGIEQVVDAFLEAVEAGTTLSARDALLTHELCERVVRSALEQAS, encoded by the coding sequence GTGAAGGTTGGCGTCATCGGACTCGGCGACATCGCCCGGAAGGCGTACCTGCCCGTCCTCACCGCCCGTCCGGGAGTGGAGCTGCACCTGCAGACCCGCACCCCCGCCACGCTGGAGCGGATCGGCGCGATCCACCACGTCCCGGCCGAGCGCCGGCACACCACGCTCGACGCGCTGCTCTCCGCGGGGCTCGACGCGGCCTTCGTGCACGCGCCGACCGAGGCCCACCCGGAGATCGTGGCGCGGCTGCTGGAGGCGGGCGTGCCCACCTACGTGGACAAGCCCCTGGCCTACGAGTTCGAGGACTCGCGGCGGCTGGTGGAACTGGCCGAGGAGCGCGGGGTCTCCCTCGCCGTGGGCTTCAACCGGCGCCACGCACCCGGGTACGCGCAGTGCGTCGACCACCCGCGCGAGTTGATCGTCATGCAGAAGAACAGGGTCGGCCTGCCCGAGGACCCGAGGACGCTGGTCCTGGACGACTTCATCCACGTCGTCGACACCCTGCGGTTCCTGCTGCCCGGGAACGCCGACCACGTCGACGTCCGGGCCGTGGTCCGCGAGGGGCTGATGCATCAGGTGGTGCTCCAGATGTCCGGTGACGGGTTCACCGCTCTCGGCATCATGAACCGGCTCTCCGGGTCGACCGAGGAGACCCTGGAGGTGTCCGGGCAGGACACCAAGCGGCAGGTCGTCAACCTCGCCGAGATCATCGACCACAAGGGCCAGCCGACCGTGCGCCGGCGCGGCGACTGGGTGCCGGTCGCCCGCCAGCGGGGCATCGAACAGGTGGTGGACGCCTTCCTGGAAGCCGTCGAGGCCGGCACGACCCTGAGCGCCCGGGACGCCCTCCTCACCCACGAGCTGTGTGAACGGGTGGTGCGCTCGGCTCTGGAGCAGGCTTCCTGA
- the lnt gene encoding apolipoprotein N-acyltransferase, which translates to MIPRSKRWWRAAAAVAAGALPALAFPSPGLWWFAYVALVPWMVLLRSAPTGRRAALEGWLGGAGFIFAVHHWLLPSMHVFLVAVAALLGLLWIPWALLVRELLGGAPAAGRAAAALVLVPAGWLLSEVVRSWQGLGGPWGLLGASQWQVPPALRLASVGGVWLVSLLVVAVNCALVLLLAVPGARVPAVAGLTGCAVLTGVVWLWVPRPEVTGALRVAVVQPGVVADGPDSADRRFDVGERLTRTLVGQRPDLVVWGESSVGADLEARPDLERRLTALSAEVGAPLLVNVDARRGDGAGIRKSSVLVGPEGPTGDRYDKMRLVPFGEYVPARALFGWATSVGKAAGEDRVRGDSPVLMPLPGRPGLLLGPLVCFESAFPDMSRHLARDGAALLVAQSATSSFQDSWAPAQHASLGALRAAETGRPVVHATLTGISEVHGPAGERVGPSLATSASTAQVYAVPLAAGSTLYVRFGDWPVGATLAALAAFCAARWRPSLRKPAPEPSAPPVHTARG; encoded by the coding sequence ATGATCCCGAGGTCGAAGCGGTGGTGGCGGGCGGCGGCCGCGGTCGCCGCCGGAGCGCTGCCCGCCCTCGCCTTCCCCTCGCCGGGGCTCTGGTGGTTCGCCTACGTCGCCCTCGTGCCCTGGATGGTGCTGCTGAGGTCCGCCCCCACCGGGCGGCGCGCGGCCCTGGAGGGGTGGCTCGGCGGCGCCGGATTCATCTTCGCCGTCCACCACTGGCTGCTGCCGAGCATGCACGTGTTCCTGGTCGCGGTGGCGGCGCTGCTGGGACTGCTGTGGATCCCCTGGGCGCTGTTGGTGCGGGAGCTGCTCGGCGGGGCGCCGGCCGCCGGTCGTGCGGCGGCCGCGCTGGTCCTCGTGCCGGCGGGGTGGCTGCTGTCGGAGGTGGTCCGGTCCTGGCAGGGACTGGGCGGGCCGTGGGGGCTGCTCGGGGCCAGCCAGTGGCAGGTGCCGCCGGCGCTCCGGCTGGCCTCCGTGGGCGGGGTGTGGCTGGTGAGCCTGCTGGTGGTGGCGGTGAACTGCGCGCTGGTGCTGTTGCTCGCGGTGCCGGGGGCGCGGGTCCCGGCGGTGGCCGGGCTGACCGGGTGCGCCGTGCTCACGGGGGTGGTGTGGCTGTGGGTGCCGCGCCCGGAGGTGACCGGCGCGCTGCGCGTGGCCGTGGTCCAGCCGGGGGTCGTCGCGGACGGGCCGGACAGCGCCGACCGACGGTTCGACGTCGGGGAGCGGCTGACCCGGACCCTGGTGGGCCAACGCCCCGACCTGGTGGTGTGGGGCGAGAGCAGCGTCGGCGCGGACTTGGAGGCCCGCCCGGACCTGGAGCGCCGGTTGACGGCCCTGTCCGCCGAGGTGGGGGCTCCCCTGCTGGTGAACGTGGACGCGCGGCGGGGCGACGGCGCCGGGATCCGCAAGAGTTCCGTCCTGGTCGGGCCCGAGGGCCCGACCGGCGACCGGTACGACAAGATGCGGCTGGTCCCCTTCGGCGAGTACGTGCCCGCCCGGGCGCTGTTCGGCTGGGCCACCTCGGTCGGCAAGGCGGCGGGCGAGGACCGGGTGCGGGGCGACTCCCCCGTGTTGATGCCGCTGCCGGGCCGGCCCGGGCTCCTGCTCGGTCCGCTGGTCTGTTTCGAGTCCGCGTTCCCCGACATGAGCCGGCACCTGGCGCGCGACGGGGCCGCGCTGCTCGTCGCGCAGTCCGCGACGTCCAGCTTCCAGGACAGCTGGGCCCCGGCCCAGCACGCCTCCCTCGGCGCCCTGCGCGCCGCCGAGACCGGCCGCCCGGTGGTCCACGCCACCCTCACCGGCATCAGCGAGGTGCACGGCCCGGCCGGTGAGCGGGTCGGCCCCTCCCTCGCCACGTCGGCGAGCACCGCCCAGGTGTACGCCGTGCCGCTGGCCGCCGGCTCGACGCTCTACGTCCGCTTCGGGGACTGGCCGGTGGGCGCGACCCTCGCCGCGCTCGCCGCGTTCTGCGCGGCCCGGTGGAGGCCGTCGCTCAGGAAGCCTGCTCCAGAGCCGAGCGCACCACCCGTTCACACAGCTCGTGGGTGA
- a CDS encoding nuclear transport factor 2 family protein, translating into MTQRVDLATVMDRLAIDEVVSGYAAAVDDGDWGAYRALFTPTGRADYSSAGGVEGPAGEVADWLSETMRLFPVRQHLIVNRLIRLEDLGGSPGDSAEVRADFLNPMRLAGEEFDGTVTSPNFVAAGRYAFVVARTADGWRLTSVTVHEKWRHLSA; encoded by the coding sequence ATGACGCAGCGTGTGGACCTCGCGACGGTAATGGACCGGCTGGCCATCGACGAGGTGGTCTCGGGGTACGCGGCGGCCGTCGACGACGGGGACTGGGGCGCCTACCGCGCCCTGTTCACCCCGACCGGGCGGGCCGACTACAGCTCGGCGGGCGGGGTGGAGGGGCCCGCCGGCGAGGTGGCCGACTGGCTGTCGGAGACGATGCGACTGTTCCCCGTGCGCCAGCACCTGATCGTCAACCGGCTGATCCGGCTGGAGGACCTGGGCGGTTCGCCCGGGGACTCGGCCGAGGTGCGGGCGGACTTCCTCAATCCGATGCGGCTGGCCGGGGAGGAGTTCGACGGGACGGTCACCTCCCCCAATTTCGTCGCCGCCGGGCGGTACGCGTTCGTGGTGGCCCGGACCGCGGACGGCTGGCGGCTCACCTCGGTCACGGTGCACGAGAAGTGGCGGCACCTGTCCGCGTGA
- a CDS encoding undecaprenyl-diphosphate phosphatase yields MSWFESLILGLVQGLTEFLPISSSAHLRLTAAFAGWHDPGAAFTAITQIGTEAAVLIYFRKDIARIISTWFRSLYTKALRSEQDAKMGWLVIVGSIPIGVLGLVFKDAIVGPARDLRLTATTLIVMGIVLGYADWLASRDEQGGKHRVVKERKTLQELGVKDGLIFGVCQAMALIPGVSRSGATISGGLLLGFTREAAARYSFLLAIPAVLASGAFEIKDVVETPGHISWGPTIFATVIAFFVGYAVIAWFMKFISTKSFMPFVIYRIALGILLFVLIGTDVLSPHAGESGS; encoded by the coding sequence ATGAGCTGGTTCGAATCCCTAATCCTCGGTCTCGTCCAGGGGCTTACGGAGTTCCTCCCGATCTCCTCCAGTGCCCACCTCAGGCTGACCGCGGCTTTCGCCGGCTGGCACGACCCGGGGGCGGCCTTCACCGCCATCACCCAGATCGGCACCGAGGCCGCCGTCCTGATCTACTTCCGCAAGGACATCGCGCGGATCATCTCCACCTGGTTCCGTTCCCTCTACACCAAGGCCCTCCGCTCCGAACAGGACGCGAAGATGGGCTGGCTGGTGATCGTCGGATCGATTCCGATCGGTGTCCTCGGCCTCGTGTTCAAGGACGCGATCGTGGGCCCGGCCCGCGACCTGCGACTGACCGCCACCACCCTGATCGTGATGGGCATCGTGCTCGGCTATGCCGACTGGCTGGCCTCGCGCGACGAGCAGGGCGGGAAGCACCGTGTGGTCAAGGAGCGCAAGACGCTCCAGGAGCTGGGCGTCAAGGACGGCCTGATCTTCGGTGTCTGCCAGGCGATGGCGCTGATCCCCGGTGTCTCGCGGTCCGGCGCGACGATCTCCGGCGGTCTGCTCCTGGGCTTCACCCGCGAGGCGGCGGCCCGCTACTCGTTCCTCCTCGCCATCCCGGCCGTGCTGGCCTCCGGGGCGTTCGAGATCAAGGACGTGGTCGAGACCCCGGGGCACATCTCCTGGGGTCCGACGATCTTCGCGACCGTCATCGCCTTCTTCGTGGGCTACGCCGTGATCGCCTGGTTCATGAAGTTCATCTCCACCAAGAGCTTCATGCCGTTCGTGATCTACCGGATCGCCCTCGGCATCCTGCTGTTCGTGCTGATCGGCACGGACGTGCTGAGCCCGCACGCCGGCGAGTCCGGCTCCTAG
- a CDS encoding TVP38/TMEM64 family protein, which produces MSLLLAPWTRLSVLVLLLVAAGVCVLLFEPQRLLSEGWSPALPVGVAVSLFAAVYGVCTAAFVPRPLLNLAAGAVFGTAFGLVAAVGGTVLGAGVAFGLGRVMGQGALRPLLRGRWLQAADGQLSRHGFRSMLAIRIFPGVPFAAANYCAAVSRCGWLPFLTATALGTVPNTAAYVIAGASASSPGSPAFLASFGFIAVSGVVAAAVAWRKRHRLAPPVVHGPTYEPASHHPPVVSGAPHGP; this is translated from the coding sequence ATGTCCCTCCTCCTCGCGCCGTGGACCCGGCTGTCGGTGCTCGTCCTGCTGCTCGTGGCGGCGGGCGTGTGCGTGCTGCTGTTCGAGCCCCAGCGCCTCCTCTCGGAGGGGTGGTCGCCGGCGCTCCCGGTGGGTGTGGCGGTGTCGCTGTTCGCGGCGGTGTACGGGGTGTGCACGGCGGCGTTCGTGCCGCGCCCGCTGCTGAACCTGGCCGCCGGGGCGGTCTTCGGAACCGCGTTCGGCCTGGTGGCGGCGGTCGGTGGCACGGTGCTCGGGGCCGGCGTCGCCTTCGGTCTGGGGCGGGTGATGGGGCAGGGGGCTTTGCGTCCGCTGTTGCGCGGCCGCTGGTTGCAGGCGGCCGACGGACAGCTGAGCCGGCACGGGTTCCGTTCCATGCTGGCGATCCGGATCTTCCCCGGGGTGCCCTTCGCCGCGGCCAACTACTGTGCGGCGGTCTCCCGTTGCGGCTGGCTGCCGTTCCTGACGGCGACGGCGCTCGGCACGGTCCCGAACACCGCCGCGTACGTGATCGCGGGGGCCAGCGCCTCGTCCCCGGGATCGCCCGCGTTCCTCGCGTCGTTCGGCTTCATCGCGGTCTCCGGGGTCGTCGCGGCGGCCGTCGCCTGGCGCAAGCGGCACCGTCTGGCACCCCCCGTCGTACACGGCCCGACGTACGAGCCGGCCTCCCACCACCCCCCTGTGGTCAGCGGCGCCCCCCACGGGCCCTAG
- the tuf gene encoding elongation factor Tu: MAKTAFVRTKPHLNIGTMGHVDHGKTTLTAAITKVLAERGGASFVPFDRIDRTPEEARRGITINLTHVEYETDTRHYAHVDMPGHADYVKNMVTGAAQLDGAILVVSALDGVMPQTAEHVLLARQVGVNHIVVALNKADAGDPELTDLVELEVRELLTAHGYGGDTAPVVRVSGLGALEGDPRWTGAIEALLDAVDTYVPMPVRYTDAPFLLPVENVLTITGRGTVVTGAVERGSIRLGERVSVLGGDGEPVETVVTGLETFGRPMESAEAGDNVALLLRGVPRDGVRRGHVVAAPGSVEPSRRFTARVYVLSAREGGRTTAIASGYRPQFYIRTADVVGDVDLAEAAVVRPGETVTMTVELGRDVPLETGLGFAIREGGRTVGAGTVTAVL, from the coding sequence ATGGCCAAGACGGCCTTCGTGCGCACCAAGCCGCACCTCAACATCGGCACCATGGGACACGTCGACCACGGGAAGACGACCCTCACCGCCGCCATCACCAAGGTCCTCGCCGAGCGCGGCGGCGCCTCCTTCGTCCCGTTCGACCGCATCGACCGGACCCCCGAGGAGGCCCGGCGCGGCATCACCATCAACCTCACGCACGTCGAGTACGAGACCGACACCCGGCACTACGCCCACGTCGACATGCCGGGCCACGCCGACTACGTGAAGAACATGGTCACGGGCGCGGCCCAGCTCGACGGGGCGATCCTCGTCGTGTCCGCGCTCGACGGCGTCATGCCACAGACCGCCGAGCACGTACTGCTCGCCCGCCAAGTGGGCGTGAACCACATCGTGGTGGCCCTCAACAAGGCCGACGCCGGGGACCCCGAGCTCACCGACCTGGTGGAGCTGGAGGTCCGCGAGCTGCTCACCGCGCACGGCTACGGCGGCGACACCGCCCCGGTCGTCCGGGTCTCCGGGCTCGGGGCGCTGGAGGGGGACCCGCGCTGGACCGGGGCGATCGAGGCGCTGCTGGACGCGGTGGACACGTACGTGCCGATGCCGGTGCGCTACACGGACGCGCCGTTCCTGCTGCCGGTGGAGAACGTGCTGACCATCACCGGGCGAGGGACCGTCGTGACCGGCGCCGTCGAGCGGGGCTCGATCCGGCTCGGCGAGCGCGTGAGCGTGCTCGGCGGGGACGGCGAGCCGGTCGAGACGGTGGTCACCGGGCTGGAGACCTTCGGCCGGCCGATGGAGTCCGCCGAGGCCGGGGACAACGTCGCGCTCCTGCTGCGCGGCGTGCCGCGCGACGGGGTCCGGCGCGGGCACGTCGTCGCGGCGCCCGGGAGCGTCGAGCCGAGCCGCCGCTTCACCGCGCGGGTGTACGTGCTCTCCGCGCGGGAGGGCGGTCGCACGACGGCGATCGCGTCCGGGTACCGGCCGCAGTTCTACATCCGCACCGCCGACGTGGTCGGGGACGTGGACCTGGCCGAAGCGGCCGTGGTCCGACCCGGGGAGACGGTCACCATGACCGTCGAGCTGGGGCGGGACGTGCCGCTGGAGACCGGACTCGGCTTCGCGATCCGTGAGGGCGGGCGCACGGTCGGCGCCGGGACGGTGACCGCCGTCCTCTAG
- a CDS encoding patatin-like phospholipase family protein, with translation MSGETALVLGGGGLTGIGWESGILYGLARAGIDLGSAELVVGTSAGSVVGAQLTSGLLTPRELYERQLGDASGEAPARLGAGLVARYAVAMARSRDAAGYRRRIGAYALAAAGATAETERREVLRARLVSQEWPERRFVVTAVDTLSGELTAFDRAGGAGLLDAVSASCAVPGVWPPVTVGGRRFMDGGVRSATNADLAAGYARVVILAPMSLGSGMIPSPAAQAARLRAAGARVLLITPSQAARKAFGRNVLDPARRDPAARAGLAQAADHVAEATAVWAT, from the coding sequence ATGAGCGGCGAAACGGCACTGGTGCTGGGCGGCGGGGGGCTCACCGGGATCGGCTGGGAGAGCGGGATCCTGTACGGGCTCGCCCGTGCGGGCATCGACCTGGGCAGCGCCGAACTCGTCGTCGGCACCTCGGCCGGCTCGGTGGTGGGCGCGCAGCTCACCTCCGGGCTGCTGACCCCACGGGAGCTGTACGAGCGTCAGCTGGGCGACGCCTCGGGCGAGGCGCCGGCGCGGCTCGGCGCGGGGCTCGTCGCGCGGTACGCCGTCGCGATGGCCCGCTCGCGGGACGCGGCCGGCTACCGCAGGCGCATCGGCGCCTACGCCCTGGCCGCCGCCGGGGCGACCGCCGAGACGGAGCGCCGCGAGGTCCTCAGGGCCCGGCTCGTCTCGCAGGAGTGGCCCGAGCGGCGGTTCGTCGTCACCGCCGTGGACACCCTGAGCGGGGAACTGACCGCCTTCGACCGCGCGGGCGGGGCCGGGCTGCTGGACGCCGTCTCGGCGAGTTGCGCCGTGCCCGGGGTGTGGCCGCCGGTGACCGTGGGCGGGCGACGGTTCATGGACGGCGGTGTCCGTTCCGCCACCAACGCCGACCTGGCCGCGGGATACGCACGGGTGGTGATCCTCGCGCCCATGAGCCTGGGCAGCGGCATGATCCCCTCGCCCGCCGCGCAGGCCGCCCGGCTGCGGGCGGCCGGCGCCCGGGTGCTGCTCATCACCCCGTCCCAGGCGGCGCGCAAGGCCTTCGGGCGCAATGTCCTGGATCCCGCCCGGCGGGACCCGGCGGCGCGGGCGGGGCTGGCACAGGCCGCCGATCACGTGGCCGAGGCGACGGCCGTCTGGGCGACCTGA
- a CDS encoding spermidine synthase: MPDVDRERAWLLTVNGAPQSYVDLDAPEHLEFEYVRRLAHVLDCAAEPGAPLDLLHLGGGALTLPRYAAATRPGSRQQVVEFDAELVDMVARHLPLADGAGVTVHAADARAWLGGAPAASVDVLVADVFGGSRVPAQLTSVEYAREAARVLRPGGLYAANLADGAPFGFLRAQLANFGAVFGELALIAEPGVLRGRRFGNAVLVASDREIPVAALARRCAADAFAARVEDGEALARFMRGALPVGDAEAVASPEPPTGAFSVG; this comes from the coding sequence ATGCCGGACGTGGACCGGGAGCGGGCCTGGCTGCTGACCGTCAACGGGGCACCGCAGTCGTACGTGGACCTCGACGCCCCGGAGCACCTGGAGTTCGAGTACGTGCGCCGACTGGCCCACGTACTCGACTGCGCGGCCGAGCCCGGGGCCCCGCTGGACCTGCTGCACCTGGGCGGGGGCGCGCTGACCCTGCCGCGCTACGCCGCCGCGACCCGGCCCGGATCCCGGCAGCAGGTGGTGGAGTTCGACGCGGAACTGGTGGACATGGTGGCGCGGCACCTGCCGCTGGCGGACGGCGCCGGGGTCACGGTGCACGCGGCCGACGCCCGGGCCTGGTTGGGCGGCGCCCCCGCCGCGAGCGTGGACGTCCTGGTCGCGGACGTGTTCGGCGGCTCGCGGGTGCCGGCGCAGCTGACCTCGGTGGAGTACGCGCGGGAGGCGGCCCGGGTGCTCAGGCCCGGCGGGCTGTACGCGGCGAACCTGGCCGACGGGGCGCCCTTCGGGTTCCTGCGGGCGCAGCTGGCGAACTTCGGGGCGGTGTTCGGGGAACTGGCGCTGATCGCGGAGCCGGGCGTGCTGCGGGGACGGCGTTTCGGGAACGCGGTGCTCGTGGCGTCGGACCGGGAGATCCCGGTGGCGGCGCTGGCCCGGCGCTGCGCGGCCGACGCCTTCGCGGCCCGGGTCGAGGACGGCGAGGCGTTGGCCCGGTTCATGCGGGGGGCGCTGCCGGTGGGAGACGCGGAGGCGGTCGCCTCGCCCGAGCCGCCGACGGGCGCGTTCAGCGTCGGCTAG